A window of Candidatus Zixiibacteriota bacterium contains these coding sequences:
- the pepF gene encoding oligoendopeptidase F, whose product MARQGNDPISRILRKLPLAFQVIAAPKPGAVRQRSEIDDRHKWRLDHIYTNDNDWRADFETVKTMIPKITVWQGRLAESGHSLFACFDHRDQSAILFYKLYIYAHLKLDEDNRSAPYQSMADEIAALSTIFAEAGSFITPEIMAITDDRLDQLKAECAELKLYDHHLDEMRRMRAHILSPEEEKLMALTGNVVRGPSQIFRMIDDADIKFGEVTDENGNRIQLTKQRYSELLEAKERRVRKEAMETFVAGYKTYVNTLGATLATSVYKDLFFAKARRYSTCLESALDADNIPQATYHNLVTTVDNHLGVLHRYASLRKRVLGLDELKPYDIYVPLVPDAKIKVQYDEAVRRILEGLWPLGKEYLGDLKTAFESGWIDVYETEGKGSGAYSWSTYATHPYVLMNYNDTLDNMFTLAHEMGHALHSHYSKKYQPYIYSGHSIFTAEVASTTNEELLMHYMLDRAESRDQKAYLLSYYLQQIVGTFFTQVMYSQFEDQVHCDVEAGRPLSADGLRQTFRGIYQKFWGPEMKLEDYSDIACLRIPHFYRAFYVYQYATSYSAATMIAERLLKGDEQQRVNYLKFLQSGESNYPIETLQQAGVDLTKPDAIEATARLFGRLVDELEALLLK is encoded by the coding sequence ATGGCCAGACAAGGCAACGACCCGATCAGCCGCATCCTGCGGAAACTCCCCCTGGCGTTCCAGGTCATCGCCGCGCCCAAACCCGGCGCCGTCCGCCAACGTAGCGAAATCGATGACCGCCACAAATGGCGCCTCGACCATATCTACACCAACGACAACGACTGGCGCGCCGACTTCGAAACAGTCAAAACCATGATCCCGAAAATCACCGTCTGGCAAGGCCGCCTGGCGGAATCGGGCCACAGCCTCTTTGCCTGCTTCGACCACCGCGACCAGAGCGCCATCCTCTTCTACAAGCTCTATATCTACGCGCACCTCAAGCTCGATGAGGACAACCGCTCGGCCCCGTACCAGAGCATGGCCGATGAAATCGCCGCCCTTTCCACCATCTTTGCCGAAGCCGGCTCGTTTATCACCCCGGAAATCATGGCGATTACTGACGACCGCCTCGATCAGCTCAAAGCCGAATGCGCGGAACTTAAGCTCTACGACCACCACCTCGACGAGATGCGCCGCATGCGCGCACACATCCTCTCCCCCGAGGAGGAAAAACTCATGGCGCTCACCGGCAACGTCGTCCGCGGCCCGTCGCAGATCTTCCGCATGATCGATGATGCCGATATCAAGTTCGGCGAAGTCACCGACGAAAACGGCAATCGCATTCAGTTGACCAAACAACGCTACAGCGAACTGCTCGAAGCCAAAGAGCGCCGCGTCCGCAAGGAAGCCATGGAGACCTTCGTCGCCGGCTACAAGACATATGTCAATACCCTCGGCGCCACGCTGGCTACCTCAGTGTACAAAGACCTGTTCTTTGCCAAAGCGCGCCGCTACAGCACCTGTCTGGAATCGGCGCTGGATGCCGACAATATCCCGCAGGCGACCTATCACAACCTCGTCACCACCGTCGACAACCATCTCGGTGTGCTGCACCGCTACGCCTCTCTGCGCAAGCGCGTGCTCGGTCTCGATGAACTCAAGCCGTACGACATCTATGTCCCGCTCGTGCCCGACGCCAAAATCAAAGTGCAGTACGATGAAGCCGTCCGCCGCATCCTCGAAGGGCTCTGGCCGCTCGGCAAGGAATACCTCGGCGACCTGAAAACTGCTTTCGAGTCGGGCTGGATCGATGTTTACGAGACCGAAGGCAAAGGCTCCGGCGCGTACTCGTGGTCAACTTACGCCACCCACCCCTACGTGCTGATGAATTACAACGACACCCTCGACAACATGTTTACCCTCGCGCACGAGATGGGTCACGCGCTGCATTCGCACTACTCGAAGAAATACCAGCCCTACATCTACTCCGGCCATTCGATCTTCACCGCCGAAGTCGCCTCGACCACCAACGAGGAATTGCTGATGCACTACATGCTTGACCGCGCCGAATCGCGCGACCAGAAGGCCTACCTGCTCAGCTACTACCTCCAGCAAATCGTCGGGACCTTCTTCACGCAGGTGATGTACTCGCAGTTCGAGGACCAGGTGCATTGCGATGTCGAGGCCGGCCGCCCGCTTTCCGCCGACGGCCTGCGGCAGACCTTCCGCGGCATCTACCAGAAATTCTGGGGACCGGAGATGAAACTCGAAGACTATTCTGACATCGCTTGTCTGCGCATCCCGCATTTCTACCGCGCGTTCTATGTCTACCAATATGCCACCAGCTATTCGGCGGCGACGATGATCGCGGAGAGACTGCTCAAAGGCGACGAGCAGCAGCGCGTGAACTACTTGAAGTTCCTGCAGTCGGGCGAGTCGAATTATCCCATCGAAACACTGCAACAAGCCGGCGTCGACTTGACCAAACCGGATGCCATCGAGGCCACCGCCCGCCTCTTCGGCCGCCTCGTCGACGAACTCGAAGCCTTGCTGCTGAAATAA
- the secF gene encoding protein translocase subunit SecF, producing MQFLSKTNFDFIAMRKVSWAISAVLIVLGIVALFMIVFGNASLSIDFAGGTEIQGSFANPVEAGTVRSALASAGFADATIQAIQGSTPNLFNVRVKSASGGSESESTVAERLRDALNKGIPGNSFKLDSVQEVGPTIGAELRTQAQIAMAIALVGILVYIWVRFDFRFSVAATVATFHDVLAVLGLMFILQREMSMLILTALMTIAGYTINDKIIVFDRIREHLRVFRKKSDFVTVVNGAINQTLSRTIITSLTVVMASLVILFVCGPVVRDFALALLIGVVVGTYSSIFVAAPILVEWEARRPKRFK from the coding sequence ATGCAATTCTTAAGCAAAACCAACTTCGATTTCATCGCCATGCGGAAAGTCTCCTGGGCAATTTCCGCGGTCCTGATCGTGCTCGGAATCGTCGCGCTGTTCATGATCGTCTTCGGCAATGCCAGTCTCTCGATCGACTTTGCCGGCGGCACGGAAATCCAGGGCTCCTTTGCCAACCCGGTCGAAGCCGGCACCGTCCGCTCGGCACTCGCAAGCGCGGGCTTCGCTGATGCCACGATCCAGGCGATTCAGGGCTCGACGCCGAACCTGTTTAACGTGCGCGTCAAATCCGCCTCCGGCGGTTCCGAGAGCGAATCAACCGTGGCCGAACGACTGCGCGATGCGCTGAACAAGGGCATCCCGGGCAACAGCTTTAAACTCGACTCGGTGCAGGAAGTCGGACCGACCATCGGCGCCGAACTGCGCACACAGGCCCAGATCGCCATGGCTATCGCTCTGGTCGGCATCCTGGTATACATCTGGGTGCGCTTCGACTTCCGCTTCTCCGTCGCCGCCACGGTCGCCACGTTCCACGATGTGCTCGCCGTCCTCGGCCTGATGTTTATCTTGCAGCGCGAAATGTCGATGCTGATCCTGACCGCCCTGATGACGATCGCCGGCTATACCATCAATGATAAAATCATTGTCTTCGACCGAATTCGTGAACATTTGCGGGTCTTTCGCAAGAAGTCCGATTTCGTTACGGTCGTGAACGGCGCGATCAATCAGACCCTCTCGCGAACAATCATCACTTCCCTGACGGTTGTGATGGCGTCGCTCGTTATCCTGTTTGTCTGCGGACCGGTGGTGCGGGATTTCGCGCTGGCGCTCCTGATCGGTGTCGTCGTCGGCACTTACTCCTCGATCTTCGTGGCTGCCCCGATCCTGGTGGAATGGGAAGCCCGTCGGCCCAAACGCTTCAAATAG
- the secD gene encoding protein translocase subunit SecD, whose protein sequence is MRGDTWKIVLTIVLIIAAIFYLWPTFQWFTMSASDRTAMQQNNPDAFANLQKKALKLGLDLQGGMRVVLEVDKSQLDDNAKQDARDRALEIIRNRVDQFGVAEPVIQAQGSDRIVVELPALQDPERARNLIGKTALLEFRLVESPENSDLLIKRLDQIAGKLSPDAAKTPTADTAATPFADPFADTTKLAADTTKDTTAALANTDQSNVLTQYLDFNGVAYQVTEEDYAAVDRIVNNPEIKAALPADVELAWAIRPEMINGRQRRQLYILKKKVELTGAHLKAANPNYDQFHKPVVDFELDREGGEIFGKLTGANINKPLAILLDGRVESAPNIRSKIRDRGQITLGGNATFFDAKDMATILRAGALPAPVKIVENNVIGPTLGKDSVDAGINGLLISFIVVAAFMIIYYKLAGVVADIVLFLNILFLLAVMAALGATLTLPGIAGIILTIGMAVDANVLIFERMREEVRTGKKVAACIEAGYERALASIVDSNLTTLIAAGVLYYFGTGPIRGFAVTLGAGIIISMYTALVVSKLILHTRRNAATLSV, encoded by the coding sequence ATGAGAGGCGATACCTGGAAGATAGTGCTGACGATCGTCCTGATCATCGCAGCTATCTTTTATCTTTGGCCCACCTTCCAATGGTTCACCATGAGCGCATCCGATCGGACCGCCATGCAGCAAAACAACCCCGACGCCTTTGCCAATCTGCAAAAGAAAGCCCTCAAACTCGGGCTCGACCTGCAGGGCGGCATGCGGGTTGTGCTCGAAGTCGATAAGTCGCAGCTGGATGACAACGCTAAACAGGACGCCCGTGATCGCGCCCTCGAAATCATCCGCAACCGCGTCGACCAGTTCGGCGTCGCCGAACCCGTGATTCAGGCCCAGGGCAGCGACCGCATCGTCGTTGAACTCCCCGCTTTGCAGGATCCGGAACGCGCTCGCAACCTGATCGGCAAGACTGCGCTCCTTGAGTTCCGCCTGGTCGAAAGTCCGGAGAACTCCGACCTGCTGATCAAGCGCCTCGATCAGATCGCCGGTAAGCTCAGCCCCGACGCCGCCAAGACGCCGACGGCTGATACTGCCGCCACTCCTTTTGCCGATCCGTTCGCCGACACCACGAAACTGGCCGCCGACACGACCAAGGACACGACCGCAGCGCTGGCCAACACCGACCAGTCCAATGTCCTGACCCAGTACCTCGATTTCAACGGCGTGGCGTACCAGGTGACCGAAGAGGACTATGCCGCCGTCGATCGTATCGTCAACAATCCGGAAATCAAGGCCGCTTTGCCCGCTGACGTTGAACTGGCCTGGGCCATTCGCCCCGAAATGATTAACGGCCGCCAGCGCCGCCAGCTCTATATCCTCAAGAAGAAAGTCGAACTGACCGGCGCCCATCTCAAAGCGGCCAACCCGAACTACGACCAATTCCACAAACCGGTGGTCGATTTCGAACTTGACCGCGAGGGCGGCGAAATCTTCGGCAAGCTGACCGGCGCCAACATTAACAAGCCGCTGGCGATTCTGCTCGACGGCCGCGTCGAGTCGGCGCCCAACATCCGCTCCAAGATCCGCGACCGCGGCCAGATTACCCTCGGCGGCAATGCCACCTTCTTTGACGCCAAGGATATGGCCACGATCCTCCGCGCCGGCGCGCTACCCGCTCCGGTGAAAATCGTCGAAAACAACGTCATCGGCCCGACCCTCGGCAAAGACTCGGTTGACGCCGGCATCAACGGTCTCTTGATCTCCTTCATCGTTGTCGCGGCGTTCATGATTATCTATTACAAGCTGGCCGGCGTCGTCGCCGATATTGTGCTGTTCCTGAATATCCTGTTTCTGCTGGCAGTGATGGCGGCACTCGGCGCCACGCTGACCCTCCCCGGCATCGCCGGTATTATCCTGACGATCGGTATGGCCGTCGACGCCAACGTACTGATCTTCGAGCGCATGCGCGAGGAGGTGCGCACTGGTAAGAAAGTGGCCGCCTGCATTGAGGCCGGCTATGAGCGCGCGCTCGCCTCGATCGTCGACAGCAACCTGACGACGCTGATCGCTGCGGGCGTCTTGTACTACTTCGGCACCGGACCGATTCGCGGCTTCGCGGTCACCCTCGGCGCCGGTATTATCATTTCCATGTACACGGCTCTCGTTGTCAGCAAACTGATCCTGCACACGCGCCGTAACGCCGCCACTCTGAGCGTCTGA
- a CDS encoding peptide deformylase, whose product MAVQTILLLGNPLLYQKCAEILPDELPQLPPIVADLHDTLMDFRGRHAAGRAIAAPQIGVLKRLIYMHVGSPVVFINPVLHDLSEEMFEIWDDCMSFPDLLVKVRRHRTCRITYRDLEWNEQTLILEDALSELLQHEVDHLDGILAVKRAIDSESFAYRSERERLL is encoded by the coding sequence ATGGCTGTACAAACGATACTTCTTCTCGGCAATCCGTTACTCTACCAGAAGTGCGCCGAGATTCTGCCCGACGAACTGCCGCAACTGCCGCCGATCGTCGCCGACCTCCACGACACCCTGATGGATTTCCGCGGCCGCCACGCCGCCGGCCGCGCCATTGCCGCGCCGCAAATCGGGGTGCTCAAACGCCTGATCTACATGCACGTCGGCAGCCCCGTCGTCTTCATCAATCCCGTGCTCCACGACCTCTCCGAGGAAATGTTCGAAATCTGGGACGACTGCATGTCGTTCCCCGACTTGCTCGTCAAGGTGCGCCGTCACCGCACCTGTCGCATCACCTACCGCGATCTGGAGTGGAACGAGCAAACTTTGATCCTCGAAGACGCCCTCTCGGAGCTGCTGCAGCACGAGGTCGACCATCTCGACGGCATCCTCGCCGTCAAGCGCGCCATCGATTCCGAGTCGTTCGCCTACCGTAGCGAACGCGAACGCCTGCTCTGA
- a CDS encoding dienelactone hydrolase family protein, with product MKNLMAMAALVLALAAGAAAAVKTEVVEYKLGDTTLEGYLAYDDAKTGARPGVMIVHQWRGLTENEKMRARMLAELGYVALAVDVYGKGVRPATNAEAAKEAGKYYADAKLLRDRLQAGLQTLLANKLVDPKRVAAIGYCFGGFAALELARSGAPLAGVVSFHGGLQASNPADAANIKGKVLVCHGAEDPNVPMADVQAFMEEMKAANVDYQFIAYSGAVHSFTQKEAGDDKTKGAAYNANADRRSWQAMKDFFAEIF from the coding sequence ATGAAGAACTTGATGGCAATGGCAGCGCTGGTACTGGCGCTGGCGGCCGGAGCGGCGGCGGCGGTGAAGACGGAAGTGGTCGAGTACAAGCTGGGGGATACGACCCTCGAAGGGTATCTGGCTTACGACGATGCCAAGACCGGTGCGCGGCCGGGAGTGATGATCGTTCATCAGTGGCGTGGTCTGACGGAGAACGAGAAGATGCGTGCGCGGATGCTGGCGGAGCTGGGGTACGTGGCGCTGGCCGTCGATGTGTACGGCAAGGGTGTGCGGCCGGCGACGAATGCGGAAGCCGCAAAGGAAGCGGGTAAGTATTACGCCGACGCAAAGTTGCTGCGCGACCGCTTGCAGGCGGGATTACAGACGCTGTTGGCAAACAAGCTGGTGGATCCGAAACGGGTGGCAGCGATCGGTTACTGCTTCGGCGGTTTTGCGGCGCTGGAGTTGGCGCGTTCGGGTGCGCCGCTGGCGGGTGTCGTTTCGTTTCACGGCGGGTTGCAAGCGAGCAATCCGGCGGATGCGGCCAATATCAAGGGGAAGGTGTTGGTGTGCCATGGTGCAGAGGACCCCAATGTGCCGATGGCGGACGTGCAGGCGTTTATGGAGGAGATGAAGGCGGCCAACGTCGATTATCAGTTCATCGCTTACTCGGGCGCGGTGCATTCGTTTACGCAAAAGGAAGCGGGCGACGACAAGACGAAGGGGGCGGCGTACAATGCGAATGCGGACCGGCGGTCGTGGCAGGCGATGAAAGATTTCTTCGCGGAAATTTTTTAG
- a CDS encoding winged helix-turn-helix transcriptional regulator — protein sequence MTTQDHLSMTFAALADPTRRAILTHLMRGEVSVKDLARPFEISLPGISKHLKVLERAGLIERGRAAQWRPCRLKAQPLKEASGWIEHYRRFWEESFDRLDKYLQELQAQAEPIASAKPGGRPEARKATRVKRERKKHVCQRTTRR from the coding sequence ATGACGACGCAAGATCATTTGAGCATGACGTTTGCCGCGCTGGCCGATCCGACGCGGCGGGCGATTTTGACGCACCTGATGAGGGGCGAAGTGTCGGTGAAGGACCTGGCGCGGCCGTTTGAGATAAGCCTGCCGGGGATTTCCAAACATCTGAAGGTGCTGGAACGCGCCGGGCTGATCGAACGCGGGCGCGCGGCGCAGTGGCGGCCCTGCCGATTGAAAGCGCAGCCGCTGAAGGAAGCCTCAGGGTGGATCGAGCACTACCGGCGCTTCTGGGAGGAAAGTTTCGACCGCCTCGACAAGTACCTGCAGGAATTGCAGGCACAAGCGGAGCCGATCGCTTCAGCCAAACCGGGCGGCAGACCGGAGGCGCGCAAAGCAACACGAGTCAAGAGGGAAAGGAAGAAGCATGTCTGTCAACGAACGACCAGGCGATAG
- a CDS encoding SRPBCC domain-containing protein, translated as MSVNERPGDSTAGGDLVIRRTFAAPRELVWKAWTEPEHFQRWWGPGKFTCPVCRMDVRVGGHYLWCMRSAEGVDYYTTGVFKEIVEPERLVYTDCFADRDGNVVSAAHYGMTADFPLETLVYVTLAEEAGQTIMTLRHVGLPAGVMKEMTGAGWNESFDKLGASLEQAR; from the coding sequence ATGTCTGTCAACGAACGACCAGGCGATAGCACCGCCGGCGGTGACCTGGTGATTAGGCGCACCTTTGCCGCGCCGCGAGAACTGGTGTGGAAGGCGTGGACCGAGCCGGAGCATTTTCAACGCTGGTGGGGGCCGGGAAAATTCACCTGTCCGGTGTGCCGGATGGATGTGCGTGTCGGCGGACACTACCTGTGGTGCATGCGCTCGGCGGAAGGCGTGGACTATTACACGACCGGCGTGTTTAAGGAGATTGTCGAGCCGGAGCGGTTGGTGTATACGGATTGCTTTGCCGACCGGGACGGCAACGTGGTGTCGGCGGCACATTACGGGATGACGGCGGATTTTCCGCTGGAGACGCTGGTCTATGTGACGCTGGCCGAGGAAGCGGGGCAGACGATCATGACGCTGCGGCATGTCGGTTTGCCGGCCGGCGTGATGAAGGAAATGACCGGTGCCGGCTGGAACGAATCGTTCGACAAGTTGGGAGCGAGTCTCGAGCAAGCGCGGTAG